The Microbacterium schleiferi genome contains the following window.
GATCGGACAGACGGGGGAGCATCACACGATCGACGGGGTCGACATCGAATTCCAGATGGCTCCGGGCACCGAGGCGCCTGCGGAGATGCACTTCTTCTTCCCGCGGTACCGAGCCCTGTGCATGGCCGAGAACGCTACCCACAACCTGCACAACATCCTGACGCTGCGTGGTGCGCTCGTGCGCGACCCCCACGTGTGGTCGCAGTACCTCACCGAGGCGATCGAGCGGTGGGGTGAGGCATCCGATGTCGTCTTCGCCTCCCACCACTGGCCGACGTGGGGGCGCGACGAGATTGTCGAGTTCCTCTCGACGCAGCGCGACCTCTATGCCTACCTCCACGACCAGACGCTGCGAATGCTGAACCAGGGCATGACGGGAGCGGAGATCGCCGAGGTGATCCAGCTGCCTCCCGCGCTCGAGAACGCGTGGAACGCCCGCGGGTATTACGGCTCGGTCAGTCACAACGTCAAGGCGATCTACCAGCGCTACATGGGCTGGTTCGACGGGAATCCGGCACGTCTGTGGCAGCATCCGCCCGCAGCGCTCGCGGAGCGGTACGTCGCGGCGCTCGGCGGCGTTGACAGGGTCGTTGAGCTCGCGCAGGCAGCGTACGACGCGGGCGACTTCCGGTGGGCGGCGACCCTGCTCGATCACGCCGTCTTCGTTGATGCGGAGCACGCCGGCGTCCGGGAGCTGTACGCCGCGACGCTGCGCCAGCTCGGATACGGGTCCGAGAACGGCACCTGGCGCAACTTCTTCCTCTCCGGGCGACGGAGCTGGAATCGGGGAGCTTCGGTACCCCGACGAACCCGAACGCGCCCTCCATCGTCGCGCAACTCTCGCCCGAGCAGTTGCTGGACTCGCTCGCGATCTCGGTGAACGGGCCCGCCGCGTGGGACCTGGACCTTGCGTTCGACCTCGTCTTCACCGACCTGGACGTGACCTACCGGGTGACGCTGCGAAACGGCGTGCTCGTGTACGTCCCGCGGCAGGCGCCGGCTGACGCTCCGCTCGTGCTGCGGATGCCGAAGCTGCGCCTGCTCGCCCTCCTCGGGGGAGACCGCACGAGCCCCGGTATCGAGGTGGAGGGCGACATGCGCGTGTTCGAGCAGCTGGCCGCCGTGCTCGAACCGGGCGACCCGGACTTCGAGATCGTCCTGCCCTGATCGGGGAGGTGCCCCGCCCCTCATCCCGGGCGTCGGAGAAATCCCCGAGGTAGGACGAATCAGTCCAGGTTCATCCTGCGGTGGTGATTTCTCCTA
Protein-coding sequences here:
- a CDS encoding alkyl/aryl-sulfatase — encoded protein: MSDSLDPAPAIIDAHALALTTLPFADDRDLVAAERGFLGTLAPLLITDAEGGVVWDGESYNFLQGEPPASVHPSLWRQSMLVARHGLFEVVPGIYQVRGFDLSNITFVEGDSGVIVIDPLISAETAAAALALYREHRGERPVVAVIYTHSHVDHFGGVFGVTSQDEVDGGAVQIIAPEGLVAHAVAENVYAGTAMGRRAGYMYGAALARGPRGQVGAGLGQTTSTGSVGLIVPTLEIGQTGEHHTIDGVDIEFQMAPGTEAPAEMHFFFPRYRALCMAENATHNLHNILTLRGALVRDPHVWSQYLTEAIERWGEASDVVFASHHWPTWGRDEIVEFLSTQRDLYAYLHDQTLRMLNQGMTGAEIAEVIQLPPALENAWNARGYYGSVSHNVKAIYQRYMGWFDGNPARLWQHPPAALAERYVAALGGVDRVVELAQAAYDAGDFRWAATLLDHAVFVDAEHAGVRELYAATLRQLGYGSENGTWRNFFLSGRRSWNRGASVPRRTRTRPPSSRNSRPSSCWTRSRSR
- a CDS encoding alkyl sulfatase C-terminal domain-containing protein, whose amino-acid sequence is MLDSLAISVNGPAAWDLDLAFDLVFTDLDVTYRVTLRNGVLVYVPRQAPADAPLVLRMPKLRLLALLGGDRTSPGIEVEGDMRVFEQLAAVLEPGDPDFEIVLP